Proteins encoded by one window of Fischerella sp. PCC 9605:
- a CDS encoding iron uptake porin has product MSDIGLLMVGVLATGQALPPKLPDQEQFQPDKLLQESAQDRANVVAPVTEITLPEFILFNSSIETIPSDLTKQEYLNILKNQDKIKFQNSSVLVGEVQRLEEVEENTGESREKEVVEMGGEDTSLTFPTSSDSDSQMSQVTSVSQLDDVQPSDWAFGALQSLVERYGCIAGYPNRTFLGNRVISRYEFAAGLAACLERINELIANNTTNTFKEEDLIVLQRLQAEFQTQLQKVQERVANLENRTEEVQANQFSATTKLVGQAIFSLQGNSSADVDLFPRDGVPERQAQTNWTFANSVQLTLATSFTGQDLLLTGLSSGNLDSSAPFVFSNMGRLGFEANTNNDVVINELSYRFPVSDNMGVVVGTAGVNPINTFRGVNPLEGAGEGAISLFGQRNPILAIGNSTGGVGFDWQISDRISLQGIYSAEIPSFPGDINIGGIVGGRYTTGAQLALAPTNNIDLGIHYLFSHSPDGLLGNGIGDAQLISPFAPPTAFNTHAVGATVAWRINPNLQLGAWGGWTHSDPVNLSGNVETINWMAFAAFPNLGSPGNLGGILIGQPPKITSSTLPEGYNFPNFSDGGTAGGRDDTSLHVELFYRAQLNENLALTPGVFVIFNPDRNAVNDPLVVGALRATFRF; this is encoded by the coding sequence ATGAGCGATATCGGTCTGCTAATGGTGGGAGTATTAGCAACAGGACAAGCATTACCGCCAAAATTACCAGATCAGGAACAATTTCAGCCAGATAAACTGCTGCAAGAGTCAGCGCAGGATCGGGCTAATGTGGTTGCCCCAGTGACAGAAATTACACTACCTGAGTTTATTTTATTTAATTCGAGTATCGAAACTATTCCATCCGATCTTACAAAACAAGAGTATCTAAATATACTTAAAAACCAAGATAAGATTAAATTCCAAAATTCTTCTGTTCTGGTAGGGGAAGTACAGCGACTAGAAGAAGTTGAGGAGAATACAGGAGAGTCTAGAGAAAAGGAAGTTGTAGAAATGGGAGGAGAAGATACTTCCCTCACTTTCCCCACTTCCTCAGACTCAGATAGTCAGATGTCTCAAGTCACATCCGTGTCGCAACTTGATGATGTACAACCCTCTGACTGGGCTTTTGGTGCTTTGCAGTCTCTGGTAGAACGCTATGGCTGTATTGCTGGATATCCCAATAGGACTTTTTTAGGCAACCGTGTTATCAGTCGCTATGAATTTGCAGCTGGGTTGGCAGCTTGTCTTGAAAGAATTAACGAATTGATCGCGAACAATACAACTAATACTTTTAAAGAAGAAGATTTAATCGTACTGCAACGCTTGCAAGCTGAATTTCAAACACAGTTGCAGAAAGTACAGGAACGTGTAGCAAATCTAGAAAATAGAACTGAGGAAGTACAGGCAAATCAATTTTCAGCAACGACTAAACTAGTTGGTCAAGCTATCTTTAGCTTACAGGGAAACAGTAGTGCTGATGTGGATCTGTTTCCCAGAGATGGAGTGCCAGAACGTCAAGCACAGACAAATTGGACTTTTGCAAACAGCGTGCAACTAACGCTGGCGACTTCATTTACAGGGCAAGATTTGCTGTTAACTGGGTTATCTTCTGGAAATTTGGATTCCTCTGCACCTTTTGTGTTTAGCAACATGGGACGGTTGGGTTTTGAAGCCAATACAAATAACGATGTAGTTATCAATGAGTTATCTTATCGATTTCCGGTTTCCGACAACATGGGAGTAGTTGTGGGTACGGCAGGTGTTAACCCCATCAACACCTTTCGCGGCGTTAACCCCCTAGAAGGTGCTGGCGAAGGAGCAATTTCTTTATTTGGTCAGCGTAACCCAATTTTGGCAATTGGCAACAGTACTGGCGGTGTAGGGTTTGACTGGCAGATTAGCGATCGCATCAGCTTACAAGGTATTTATAGTGCCGAAATTCCGAGTTTTCCAGGTGATATCAACATCGGGGGAATAGTGGGTGGTAGATATACCACGGGCGCTCAACTGGCTTTAGCACCCACCAATAATATTGATCTGGGGATACATTATCTTTTCTCTCACTCTCCCGATGGTTTGTTAGGAAATGGTATCGGCGATGCCCAACTCATTTCACCTTTTGCACCGCCTACAGCTTTCAACACTCACGCTGTTGGTGCTACCGTAGCATGGCGCATTAACCCCAACTTGCAATTAGGGGCTTGGGGTGGCTGGACTCATTCCGATCCGGTAAATCTTTCTGGAAACGTAGAAACCATAAATTGGATGGCATTTGCAGCGTTTCCTAATTTGGGGAGTCCTGGCAACTTAGGAGGAATTCTCATCGGACAACCTCCCAAAATCACTTCTAGTACCTTACCTGAAGGATACAATTTTCCCAACTTTTCCGACGGAGGGACAGCTGGTGGGCGCGATGATACATCCTTGCACGTAGAACTTTTTTATCGCGCCCAGTTGAATGAGAATTTGGCGCTGACTCCAGGCGTATTTGTGATTTTTAATCCCGATCGCAATGCTGTAAACGACCCCTTGGTAGTTGGGGCATTGAGAGCAACCTTCCGGTTTTAA
- a CDS encoding DUF2085 domain-containing protein: MIQGVAFKAQLQIRWVSFIADFLLAGMVVGPLAAPFLAASKLPVLPMIADIIYFMGRHVCPQPQMGVALAAPFIMAVCMRCYGTVAGLFLTRLVYGATKGKGFYWLHQYGWSGAALASVLMMAYALELAAEVLGWWSFNNYVVTLFGLVTGLAWGLFTMPILHGATPSGQKWGMGTGD; this comes from the coding sequence ATGATACAAGGAGTAGCTTTCAAAGCACAGTTACAAATTCGTTGGGTAAGTTTTATAGCAGACTTCCTATTGGCGGGGATGGTAGTAGGGCCACTTGCTGCTCCTTTTCTTGCTGCATCAAAGTTACCAGTGTTACCTATGATTGCGGATATTATATATTTCATGGGTCGCCATGTATGCCCACAACCCCAGATGGGAGTAGCTTTGGCAGCACCCTTTATTATGGCTGTATGTATGCGTTGTTACGGTACAGTGGCGGGATTGTTCCTGACTCGATTAGTGTATGGCGCGACAAAAGGTAAGGGTTTTTACTGGCTGCATCAGTATGGTTGGAGTGGTGCGGCGCTTGCCAGTGTGTTGATGATGGCTTATGCATTGGAATTGGCAGCAGAGGTTTTGGGCTGGTGGAGTTTTAATAATTATGTTGTGACTTTGTTTGGGTTGGTTACAGGTTTGGCTTGGGGGTTATTTACGATGCCGATATTGCATGGAGCAACCCCCTCTGGGCAGAAATGGGGAATGGGGACTGGGGATTAG
- a CDS encoding ABC transporter substrate-binding protein: MSCWRQMDVKRIAIAASVLGLVSGIFVGCTGVSQNHRAAIESSEGDRDSKLRSVAVTVGDLGNPFFVLMGRGAEAEAKKIGGKDVKVTVVSSGYDLNQQFNQMENFIAANTDLIILNAGDSKGIAAAVEKAKQAGIVVIAVDTGAEGGVDATITSNNVQAGQLSCQYIADRLKGKGNVVIINGPPVISVIERVNGCEQVFAKYPGIKVLSKDQNAEGSRDGGLRVMSDLLATFPKLDAVFAINDPCGVGAELAARQARRNEFFIVGVDGAPEAKQAIEDRNSLYVATAAQDPLGMTQKAVQVGNDILHGKRPANPNILIPVKLITRDNVSEYKGWQ, encoded by the coding sequence ATGAGTTGTTGGAGACAGATGGATGTGAAGAGAATAGCGATCGCAGCTAGCGTATTAGGTTTGGTCAGTGGTATCTTTGTGGGCTGCACAGGCGTTTCCCAAAATCACAGGGCTGCTATAGAAAGTAGTGAGGGCGATCGAGATTCAAAACTGCGATCGGTTGCCGTTACCGTCGGCGATCTTGGTAATCCTTTCTTCGTCCTCATGGGGCGAGGAGCGGAAGCAGAAGCCAAAAAAATCGGTGGTAAGGATGTCAAAGTTACCGTGGTTTCCAGTGGCTATGACCTAAACCAGCAATTCAACCAAATGGAAAATTTCATTGCCGCGAACACTGACCTGATCATCCTCAATGCCGGTGATAGTAAGGGAATTGCAGCAGCAGTTGAGAAAGCCAAACAAGCAGGTATTGTTGTTATTGCAGTAGATACGGGTGCTGAGGGAGGCGTAGATGCTACCATTACCTCCAATAATGTGCAAGCTGGACAACTTAGTTGCCAATATATAGCCGATCGCCTTAAAGGCAAAGGTAATGTAGTTATCATCAACGGGCCTCCAGTGATCTCGGTGATCGAACGAGTCAATGGCTGTGAGCAGGTATTTGCTAAATATCCTGGTATCAAAGTACTCTCTAAAGACCAGAACGCCGAAGGAAGCCGGGATGGAGGACTAAGGGTGATGAGCGATCTGCTCGCAACCTTTCCCAAGCTTGATGCCGTTTTTGCCATTAACGATCCGTGTGGCGTCGGAGCAGAACTGGCAGCCAGACAGGCAAGACGCAACGAATTTTTCATTGTTGGGGTCGATGGGGCACCGGAAGCAAAGCAAGCGATTGAAGATCGGAACAGCTTATATGTTGCTACTGCCGCTCAAGATCCGCTAGGAATGACTCAAAAAGCGGTTCAGGTTGGCAATGACATCCTTCATGGTAAAAGACCCGCTAATCCCAACATTCTGATTCCAGTCAAGCTAATTACACGAGACAACGTCAGCGAGTACAAAGGCTGGCAGTAA
- a CDS encoding ABC transporter permease subunit, translating to MSHTELRPAKNRAAEHPISRRRQSINNLIQVAGILPILVLISILFTFLTPNFLTPGNVVNILRQASINIVLATGMTFVILTGGIDLSVGSILGVSAVVAVLVSLIPGLGWAAVLAGLLTGLLLGLVNGALIAFLDLPPFIVTLGALTALRGAAFLVASGTTVINRNLNFAWIGNNYLGPLPWLVVIALLTVAVSWFILRQTVLGVQIYAVGGNERAARLTGIKVNRVLLFVYGVSGLLAGLAGIMSASRLYSATGMLGSGYELDAIAAVILGGTSFTGGIGTIVGTLIGALIIAVLNNGLTLLNMSYFWQLVVKGLVIIVAVTIDRLRRRSGR from the coding sequence ATGAGTCATACCGAGTTAAGACCCGCCAAAAATAGAGCTGCTGAACATCCAATCTCGCGTCGGCGTCAATCAATTAATAATCTTATCCAAGTTGCCGGAATTCTACCAATTCTGGTGCTCATCAGCATTCTATTTACGTTCCTTACCCCCAATTTCCTCACACCGGGTAACGTCGTCAATATACTGCGGCAAGCATCAATCAACATTGTGCTGGCAACTGGGATGACATTTGTGATTTTGACCGGAGGCATTGACCTTTCGGTTGGGTCAATATTGGGTGTTTCTGCTGTAGTTGCGGTGCTAGTATCGCTGATCCCGGGTCTGGGTTGGGCAGCTGTGCTTGCTGGTTTGCTAACAGGATTGCTTCTGGGCTTAGTCAACGGTGCACTCATCGCCTTTCTGGATTTACCACCCTTTATCGTCACTTTGGGTGCGCTGACTGCTTTGCGGGGTGCTGCTTTTCTGGTTGCCAGTGGTACAACGGTCATTAACCGTAACCTGAATTTTGCCTGGATAGGCAACAACTATTTAGGCCCTCTGCCGTGGTTGGTAGTAATTGCACTACTGACTGTGGCTGTCAGTTGGTTTATCCTCCGGCAGACTGTTTTGGGGGTGCAAATCTATGCTGTGGGCGGTAATGAGCGGGCAGCACGACTAACTGGCATTAAAGTCAATCGCGTGCTGCTGTTTGTCTATGGCGTCAGTGGATTGCTGGCAGGTTTGGCAGGAATTATGAGCGCCAGCCGCCTTTATAGTGCTACTGGCATGTTAGGTAGTGGCTACGAGTTAGATGCGATCGCCGCTGTCATTCTCGGTGGAACCAGTTTCACGGGTGGCATTGGTACTATTGTTGGAACTCTTATCGGTGCGTTAATCATTGCTGTTCTCAACAATGGTCTAACCTTGCTGAACATGTCTTATTTCTGGCAATTGGTCGTTAAGGGTCTGGTGATTATTGTAGCGGTGACAATTGATCGGCTTCGCAGACGTTCCGGACGGTAA
- a CDS encoding sugar ABC transporter ATP-binding protein has protein sequence MTTDIEAPLPNVPIAIPVLEMRGITKRFHGVPALQNVDLTIYSGEIHALMGENGAGKSTLMKILAGAYIADEGEIRINGQPVKITDPGMARQAGINLIYQELNVAPNLTVTENIFMGSELRRGQFLDRQGMEREAQQVLQSLGASFAPNDVVGNLSIAEQQQVEIARALKDKSRILVMDEPTAALSDRETERLFEVIRRLRDDGIAIIYISHRMEEVYALADRISVLRDGQYIGSLTRDEISPHRLVQMMVGRPMQDFYEHQRQTNLGPVVLEVRNISDGHKVQPTSFELHAGEVLGLAGLVGAGRTELSRLIFGADPKVSGEVFLDGKKLDINTPGDAIAAGIGYVPEDRKDQGLFLEMSARKNIALNRLKQDAKAGVLNWSSVNQIAAEAVENFHIRLANLEIRAVDLSGGNQQKLLLARWLAIKPRVLMLDEPTRGVDIGAKSEIYRIIGDLAAQGVAILMVSSELPEIVGMSDRVLVMRAGQLVGELDGSPGKEITQENIMHFATGAAEVLAS, from the coding sequence ATGACAACCGATATTGAAGCTCCGCTTCCCAACGTACCGATCGCAATCCCAGTACTAGAGATGCGAGGGATTACGAAAAGGTTTCATGGCGTACCTGCTCTCCAAAATGTCGATCTCACGATTTACTCAGGAGAGATTCATGCTCTCATGGGCGAGAACGGGGCAGGTAAAAGCACATTAATGAAAATTCTTGCTGGTGCTTACATTGCCGATGAAGGCGAGATTCGCATCAATGGTCAACCTGTAAAAATTACCGATCCAGGTATGGCGCGACAGGCGGGCATTAATCTTATTTATCAAGAACTGAATGTCGCACCTAATTTAACCGTGACTGAAAACATTTTTATGGGTAGCGAGTTGCGGCGAGGTCAGTTTTTGGATCGCCAAGGCATGGAACGGGAAGCACAGCAAGTGCTCCAAAGCTTGGGAGCTAGTTTTGCACCAAACGATGTAGTTGGTAATTTGTCAATCGCCGAACAGCAACAAGTTGAAATTGCCCGAGCGCTCAAGGATAAAAGCCGCATCCTGGTAATGGATGAGCCAACAGCAGCACTGTCAGATCGCGAAACTGAGCGCTTATTTGAAGTAATTCGCAGACTGCGGGATGACGGTATTGCCATTATCTACATCAGCCACCGTATGGAAGAAGTCTATGCCCTGGCTGACCGGATTAGCGTGCTGCGTGACGGCCAATACATTGGCAGTCTCACCCGGGATGAGATTTCCCCACACCGATTGGTACAAATGATGGTCGGTCGCCCCATGCAAGACTTTTACGAGCATCAGCGGCAAACAAATCTCGGCCCAGTAGTGCTAGAAGTCAGGAATATCAGCGACGGGCACAAGGTTCAGCCAACTAGCTTTGAACTCCATGCTGGAGAAGTTCTAGGATTAGCAGGGCTCGTTGGTGCAGGACGCACGGAGCTATCCCGGCTGATTTTTGGTGCCGATCCAAAGGTAAGCGGTGAAGTATTCTTGGATGGCAAAAAACTAGACATCAACACCCCCGGTGATGCTATTGCTGCCGGAATTGGTTACGTCCCAGAAGATCGCAAAGACCAGGGATTATTTCTGGAGATGAGCGCCCGCAAAAATATTGCTCTCAACAGGCTGAAGCAGGATGCCAAGGCTGGGGTTCTCAACTGGAGTTCAGTCAATCAGATTGCGGCAGAAGCTGTGGAAAACTTTCATATCCGGCTTGCCAATTTAGAGATTAGAGCGGTGGATCTTTCTGGTGGTAATCAGCAGAAGCTACTGCTGGCCCGCTGGCTAGCGATTAAGCCGAGAGTGCTGATGCTGGATGAGCCAACACGTGGTGTGGATATTGGTGCTAAAAGCGAGATTTACCGCATTATTGGGGACTTAGCCGCCCAAGGTGTCGCCATCCTTATGGTTTCCAGCGAACTACCAGAGATTGTGGGAATGAGCGATCGCGTCCTTGTGATGCGAGCAGGGCAGCTAGTGGGCGAACTTGATGGTAGCCCTGGTAAGGAAATTACCCAAGAAAACATTATGCACTTTGCTACTGGAGCAGCGGAGGTACTAGCATCATGA